The following DNA comes from Silurus meridionalis isolate SWU-2019-XX chromosome 14, ASM1480568v1, whole genome shotgun sequence.
ATAGAACAAAAATCAAGGTTTTCTAAAAACATGTGTATGTGATacttaatcagaatcagaatcagaatcaaaatcaggtttattggccaagtgtgttgttGGTTctagctgttagtgactctcaaagtacagacataaatacaaactatacattcagcttggactataagacaaaacagacaagacaagacaaaaacagactatacaagacaatacagacaatgtgagacagtatagacagtgtgaaTATTAAATAGGGATGCAGgttatatgacagatcagtaatgtacatatagtgtgagtgcatggtagtgcaaatgacagtgtTGTGCGACAGTAAAGTGTGAGTGCATAGTAGTAGAAAATGACAGTATTTTGACAGTAATTTGACAATGTTATTTTTCAGACATTCAGACAAAAGAATCACCCCAAGAAGGTGGATTGCGGTTGGTGGGGGGTGACCTGCGTAGTAATGGTCGTGTAGAGGTGTACCACAATGGCCAATGGGGGACAGTCTGTGATGATGATTGGGACCTGACTGAGGCCCAAGTTGTTTGCCAGCAGCTTGGTTTCCCTGGTGCCATCTCAGCCATAGCAGGAGGAAAATATGGAGAAGGCAAGTTATAAAAATTTATAGATTATAGAAATGTAAGGTAATTACATTTACCTCAACCCtggtgatgataaatatgaattaTGAATATATTGAATAATTGTAATGGAAATGCATTTTAGGTTCTGGTCCTATTTGGCTTGATGATATGAAATGCAAGGGGTCCGAAAGCTTTTTGTCCAGCTGTCAATTTAAAGGCTGGGGTGTTACAGACTGTTCTCACAAAGAGGATGCAGGGGTGGTTTGTGAAAGTGGTAAGCCATCTCATAGTTAAATGTATCATATTTTTTCAGCATTCTGAGATTTTTTCtgttacaaaaaatgtaatgcattttttatttttatttttgctcatttaatGTTAGGGCtgctttgatttgttttgagTTGTTTCGAATAATTACAGCTAAAGATATGGACAACGGCCATAAGTTCCAATTGGACCACAGCCTGGGCCTTTCTGAAGAGCTTGGGAGACTTTTTGATAGCAGGGACAACTGTGATCTCAGCGTTCAAGTTCGTGACCCCAGTGAAGCCCCAGCTGTACGGGAGACAATTTGTGCCCATAGGCTTATTTTCTATCTCTACCCTCAATTTAATATTTCTAAAAGCTCCAACGAACTTACACTTGAAATTAGCCAAACCTGCCATCCTCATATCTCCAGTTTCTTGAGGTAAGTTCTATTGATTATATGAACCCATCCAGTAAGATTCTTGATTTTAGGTCTCATAACTTGCAATCACTTGCAGGTATCTGTACACACGCAAGGTTGACGTCACCATCTCTTCAGCCCAGTGTCTACACCAGCTTTCCTTTATCTATGAGCTGCAGCAACTACTAGAGGAGATAGGCAAAATCTTTACCTTGCTTCTTCCTCAAGACAGTACTTTCCATACCCATGTGTCCCTGTTTGAGTATGGTCTCCATACAAACGATATACTGCTTCTAGAAAATGTTCTCCAGTACCTCTCCTGGAACTTTCAATTTTTTGTTGACTCTCCAGCATGGAAAACTGTCCCCATGCATCTGTTGAAGGAACTTATGTTTCGTTCAGACTTAGTAGTGGAGGATGAGTTTTCTGTGCTTCAAGCCATACAAGAGCTTCTAGCAGAGAAAGGAGAGGCAGTTAGTTTAGAAGACAAGGTCAGTCTACTGAGTCAAATTCGCTTCCCTATGATTCCTGTCGAAAAACTTTATGATATTCAGTTTAACTCAGGCATGTACAAAAGCAATGAAGAATTTTACCGCAGTGCTTTGCTGAAGGgatttcaattcaatacattgaATTTCTCAAAGTTCAAAGAGCATTTTCATTATAATGAAGAATTTCTGCCCAGGATCTACATTGCTGAGCCATGGAGCATTGTAGTCAATGCCACTTTTGATAGTGGTTCTCGTCTAAACAGACAATACAATATGCGTTATAACTATTATAGTCAAAGCTATAATTCTCGCTCATTTACCACCCCTGTCCATAACAGTGTGATTTACCAGGGCAAAACAATCAGTTGGCAAGCGCAGATTCTTCAAAACAGTTGGGAATGCTCTAACCAAGGTTTTGTATGTGACTCTTTGCCACTTGCCAGACTCTATATCACATACAGCCTGAATACATATGCAAGCACTATTCGCTTCAACAACAAGCTGATTCTCTCATGCAAGGATGAAAATATTGTGTTTCATGTCCAAGATTTCAAAAATGACAAAGCGCAAATTCCAACCAACACCAGTATTGGTCTGGCCCATCCCTGCCCTGATGAGTATCGCTATACTTTTGTTGTGATTCCTGAGTATTTCTGATCACATTTTCCTGCACACTAATGAGTCGAtgcttgtatttcttttttttataatcttctTTCAAATGACTGACATTGATTTCTTTCAGTATTTCTGTAAACATTTCTCAGCTgtgaaataataaacatgatcaAATTGATGAATTATGCAAATATTGTGTGTCTGTTGGCCAGTGTTTTCCATTATTGTGTTCTCACAGACCAGTTCTGCTGATTATGAGCAAAGAGCCATCTTTAACTTTTACAATGAAATAAAGTATGTAAGTAAAGTACTGACAATATATAACAAActaaattaatacataaaataaaaaacacggaacaaaaaggagaaaaaaaattaattcatcaataaatgaaaaaattaaaggtTTATTTGTACAGACACTTATTGTACTTCGAATTATAAACATCTAAACATAGGCCTTATTTTGATAAGCGTTGTGTCTTTGTGAATCTTAAGCGTTAGGACCATgcaattaaaaagaataaatcggTGCAAGACCTAACAGGTTTAAGAGTCTACAATGTAGTCACAGCCACAACCACAGTCCCATTTTGTTGTTACATTAATTGCTCagatagcattttttttctacaatacCTACTGTGTAATGGACCGGGAACTAGAAAGGTTTCATGTTGCATCTTAAGCGTTACTACGGTCTTGATTACTACTAGTAATCAAGACCGTAGTAatcaagaaaataatttttttggcaACCTCTGTCTCGTCTTGGTCTCAGCCCCATTGGGACTTGGTCTTGTTTTGGTCTCAGACTAAAAGTTCAGGGATTTCACTAGAATgccagtctgttttttttttttaaacaattgcaAACCTAATATGCAAACTAAGTATACAAACTTTCAATAAACAagaatttaatataaagtgtcTTACATTTCAGACACAATTGTAAAGTTCtgcaaaaaattaaattacaaacaaatacataccaaaaatgttgtttatttctTCAATACAATGTAAAATCTTGTCTGTAGATCACTCTTTCAATGACATGGTCATGAAATTAATATTTCACATATAGTGTAATTACTACTATATTAatacttatattattattatcatcctattattgctttattttatgTTGACAGATTATTAATATATGTTGGTATTTACAGATTTCCTGCATTATAATTGTTAAATGTTTGGTATTGTAACTTGCACAAAAATTGCAAAGTGTTAGATGGAtgataaaatggaaaataagtatttaataaagatgctgatttcagtttattagtgtttgtgtttgtttgctcaTAATAACTGAAGAAATTTATTGCACATAAAATTCACCTTTGCAATgacaattaattattattttattatgtatttaaagGTTAATGATTATACAGAACGTTCAGATAAATTTGAAAGTGCTGGTCTCGTCTTGATCTTAGTCTTGACTTGGTCTCACATTGGCTTGGTGTTAATCTCTCAACCTCTCAAAGTCTTGATCTTGTCCTGGTCTGGACACACTCTGGTCTTAGACTTGACTTGGTTTTGATGTAGGTGGGCTTGACTACATGTGGGAATAATCtatgtacatatacagtgaggaaattaagtatttgaacaccctgctattttgcaagttctcccacttagatgTCATGgcggggtctgaaattgtcatcgtaggtgcatgtccactgtgagagacataatctaaaaaaaaaatccagaaatcacaatgtatgatttttaaactatttatttgtatgatacagctgcaaataagcatttgaacacctgagaaagtcaatgttaatatttggtacagtagcctttgtttgcaattacagaggtcaaacgtttcctgtagtttttcaccaggtttacacacactgcaggagggattttggcccactcctccacacagatcttctctagatcagtcacgacaagttttactggcggagctactgctgcttttatttttatattttgtgtattttgtattgttctgcactgtcttgtgttgtcttttgcactgtcttgtgttgtcttttgcactgtttgcaccagttgcacacatgcactttatgtggcgaggatcttagttcctggccctgtgttcttctgtactgtgactgttgtttttatgttgttttatgtagcacctgggttcaggagaaacgttgtctcatttcactgtatactgcatcagctatatatggttgaaatgacaataaaagcttcttgacttgacttgacttgaaaaagatttctggcctgttgctgagaaacctAGAGTTTGAGCTCACtagcatcatgctgttcacGGAGTCATGGCTAACCAAGCTAACACCGGACACGACCGTGGCTCTGGATGGATTTGATTTACTGCGCGTGGACAGAACGATGGAGAGCGGTaagaaagggaggaggactggcagtgtttgtgaataatagatggtgtaaaactggtcacatcactattaaagagcagatctgcTGTAAGGACATTGAGCTGTTAGCCGCTAGCATGAGGCCGTACTATCTGCCGAGGGAATTCTCGCATGTTATTGCGATAGCTGCGTATATTCCCCCCTCTGCTGACGGTGAATCAGCATGCGAtgtcctgcattctgttgttaacagactgttaacacagAGTCCAAATGCCCTTCTAattatctctggagattttaatcatgcccctccatcctccactctgcccacattcacccagtatgtttcatgccacaccagagacaataaaacactggacttATTTTATGCAAACTCAAAGGAGGCCTATGCTTCATCACCTCTCCCCcccttgggaagatcggatcacaacctggttcatctcctacctgtgtacaaaccccttgtatgcaggcaaccagctacctcccgcacagtgacgacatggtctgatgagaccgatgaggctctgaaagactgttttgaaacaactatgtgggaggaattgtgcagtccacatggggaggatattgacagtctaacagactgtattacggactacattaacttctgtgtggagaatactgtacccaccaggactgtacggtgttttcccaacaacaaaccgtggattaaccctgatataaagactctccttaaagaaaagaagagggtgtttaaatcaggaaacaaggaagagctgaaaactgtccagagagaactgaggaagaagatcagggaaggaaaagcatgctacaggaggaagatggaggatcagctgcagcagaacaatgtcagcggtgtatggaaggggctcaaaaccatcactggtcacAAGGAGCCAAGCTCTCAGACTGAgggtgaccagaagtgggtgaatgatctcaatctattctttaacagatttgatcagctaccctcccctgcccccatccagtcccccctgctgcaatcccccctctctgcttccacagcaagcagctccagccccacctctctctgcactgctatcagctcacagacaatacacaatacacctAACTCCCCCCCCTGCCGATTCCCTCCAGTCAACACTCCAtccaatacacactgccccttacagaagcccaggtgagaatggagctcaggaagatcaaagcgaggaaggctgcaggcccagacggcatcagctccaggctacttaagacctgtgctgaccagctgtgcggcatattgctgtacatgtttgacctgagcctgaagctgggaaaggtgccacagatatggaaaacatcctgcgtggtgcCTGTCCCAAAGACGCCGCGCCCAAAAGACTTCGGAGACTATCGACCAGTAGCGCTGACCTCGCATCTGATGAAAACATTGGAGAGGCtagtgctcactcatctccgacctctggtgagcccatcaatggatccacttcagtttgcctaccaacctggcattggagtggaagacgcagtcatcttcctcctaaatcgggctatttcacacctggaaaaggctgggagcactgtgagagtcatgtttttgaCTTCTAGTGCTTTCAAAaccatccaacctgcgctcctgagggataagatggtgtacatgggagtggaccatcatctgtctgcctggacactggactatctcacagaccgtccacagtatgtgaggactcgtgactgtgagtctgacatgattgtctgcaataccggagccccgcagggaacggttcttgccccgtttctcttcaccatctacactgcagacttcatgtttagctcagcaacctgtcacctacagaagttctctgatgactctgccatcgtcggtctgatcacgaatgatgatgacagagagtacagaggacttataaagaactttgtggactggtgccaacggagctgcctccagataaatgcggggaaaacgaaagaactggtggtggatttccgtaggcacaaacaaattctatcagcagtgaacattcagggtagggacattgtgagagtggactcttacaaatacctgggtgttcacctaaacaacaaactggactggacaaacaacactgaggcaatctacaagaaagggcagagcagactctttctgctgaggagactaaggtcttttggagtacagggagagctactgaagaccttttttgactctgtggtggcctcagccatattctgtggagtggtctgctggggcagcagcatatctactgcagacaggaagagactagacaagctgatcaggaaggccagctcagtcctggggattcccctggacactgtacaggaggtgggagaaaggaggatggtaacaaaactatcatcattgctgcagaacgcctcccaccccctgtatgaaaccgttacatcgctgagcagctctt
Coding sequences within:
- the LOC124397046 gene encoding galectin-3-binding protein A-like → MVSYKVCFLWTLLSLHVSTHGWNLFDIQTKESPQEGGLRLVGGDLRSNGRVEVYHNGQWGTVCDDDWDLTEAQVVCQQLGFPGAISAIAGGKYGEGSGPIWLDDMKCKGSESFLSSCQFKGWGVTDCSHKEDAGVVCESAKDMDNGHKFQLDHSLGLSEELGRLFDSRDNCDLSVQVRDPSEAPAVRETICAHRLIFYLYPQFNISKSSNELTLEISQTCHPHISSFLRYLYTRKVDVTISSAQCLHQLSFIYELQQLLEEIGKIFTLLLPQDSTFHTHVSLFEYGLHTNDILLLENVLQYLSWNFQFFVDSPAWKTVPMHLLKELMFRSDLVVEDEFSVLQAIQELLAEKGEAVSLEDKVSLLSQIRFPMIPVEKLYDIQFNSGMYKSNEEFYRSALLKGFQFNTLNFSKFKEHFHYNEEFLPRIYIAEPWSIVVNATFDSGSRLNRQYNMRYNYYSQSYNSRSFTTPVHNSVIYQGKTISWQAQILQNSWECSNQGFVCDSLPLARLYITYSLNTYASTIRFNNKLILSCKDENIVFHVQDFKNDKAQIPTNTSIGLAHPCPDEYRYTFVVIPEYF